GGCCATTGCGCCGGGGTCTCCCATCTGCCGCGCCGGATACCCGCAGCAGGTTTGACCGGCTATAAAAACACAGCCGATGCCGCCGGACTGCAATACCTTCTCAACCGACTGGCCTATTTCCGGGTAAACAAAGTCCACCAGGCAGCCGGCAAACAGCCCTGCCTTCGGCCTCCCCGCTGCCCGTATTGAAAGGCCACCGCCTCCGGCCGCTCTTACCCGCAGCGGCCTGCCGGCCAAAGGCGGCAGGTTTTTAAGGCCGCCCACCAGAAAAGGCGGCAGGTTGACCGTACCTTTCTTTCTGTCTATAAACGGCCCCTGGATGCGGGATGCCAGGCGCAGCGAGCCGTGAAACAGCTTTCTGGCCGGCAAAACCTTTTTCAAAACAAAGCCGGGCACAAACGGCAGGCCTTCTTTTTCCACCACCCTTTTTCTGAGCTCCAGAATCAGCCGTGGAATGTCAATTTTGCCCGGGCAAAAATCCTTGCAGCGCTCGCAGCCGATACACAGCGACTGAATGTCGGCACTTTGCTCCAGGCCGTGGAAGAAGGCGGTCAAAACAGCACCGATGCCGCCCGTATAAACATGGCCGAAAACGTGCCCGCCAATTTGCTGGTACACCGGGCAGACATTCAAACAGGAAGCGCAGCGGATGCACTGTAAAGCTTCCTTAAAAACCGGATCGCGGCTCATTCTGGTACGGCCGTTGTCCAGCAGGATAACGTGCATATCCTTCACAATGTTATTACCTTCCAGGTCTATTCCCTGGGCCGGGCCGGTGATGAACGTCACGTAACTGGTAATGGCCTGGGCGGTAGCGCTGCGGGGCAGGGCTTCCAGAATGGGAACTGCGTCGGCCATTGTCTCTACCAGCTTTTCCAGCCCGACAATAACCACGTGAACGGGCGGCAGGGTGGTAGTAAGGCGTCCGTTCCCCTCGTTGGTGACCATGATTAACGTTCCCGTTTCAGCTACGGCAATATTGGCCCCGGAAATGCCCATCCCGGCCGACAAAAACTTCTGGCGCAGCCTCTCCCTGGCCACCTTGACCAGCAGGCCGGGATCTGGCGGCAGTTCCTCCCCGCCTTCCCGGGAAAAAATGCCGGCTACTTCATGCCTGCTCAGATGTATGGCCGGCATGACCATATGGGACGGCCGCTGGCCGTAAATCTGGATGATCCTTTCCCCCAGGTCGGTTTCCACTACTTCCAGGCCGTTTTCCTGCAGGTACTCATTCAAATGAATTTCCTCGCTGGCCATGGATTTGGACTTGACCACCGTCCTTACCCCACGGCCGGATGCCAGCCTGAGAATGTAATCCCTCGCCTCATGCCCGGAAGAGGCAAAAAATACCTTGGCCCCTTTTTCCCGCAATTTTTCCGCAAAGCGTTCCGCCAGCACTTCCATCTTGCCGGCCGCCCGCTGCTTGGCGGAAGATATTTCTTCCCTCAACTCCAAAAAGTTTTTCCCGCTGTAAATTCTTTCACGCGAGGCGACATAATCATTTGCAAAGCGGCAAAGCGCCGAAGACACCTTGCCGTCGGCAAGGACCTCGGCAATCTGCCGCCTGATGTTGGAACGTCCCATTAGCCGGCACCTCCCAGTTCATCTATAAAGACCACGTGCAGTTCTCCGGGGCCGTGTACACCTATGGTGAGCACCCGCTCAATGTCAGCCGTTCTGCTGGGCCCGGAAACAAAGGCCAGGTAAGGGGGCAAAGCTTTTTTCCCGCTTGCGTAGGAATGCATGACCTCCCGGAAAGTAGCCGCCAGGCCACGTGTCGGACCTGCCGCAATGCATACGGGCGGCAGCATTGAGGCCAGCCGGCTTTTAATCATGCTGGCATCCTGTACAATGGTACCCGTTTCCGCAATAGCCGTTTCAAATGACACAATTCCTACATCGGCCCGTCCGGCCGCCTGCCGGGCATTCTCCCCGCTCCAGTCCACCAGCTTGCCTCCCAGCAGCTTTTCCAGTTCCATAAGCTTCAGCAGCGGCGCCTGCTCCACCGCCACTTTCTGTGCGTTCAACTCTTCAACCAGGGCGGCAATGCCTGCTGCCGCCTCTTTAATTCCGGCGTACCTGTACACGGCAGCAGCCAGCAACTGGGCCCGTTCTTTAAACTCTTCGTACAGACCGTCCATACCTTCCCCTGCCGCCTTTCGCTCATGCCTGGCCATAATTCCACCTCCGGGCTATCAACCCATATTGCGGTTTAGCTAAACTTTTTTCAAAAAGGACAAAACATGCTGCCAGTCAAAATACTTTTCCACATTTTCCAGGGCCGCCTGGATGCTGTCCCTGTCGCCCGGCCGGATATGCCTGCTCACCCGCCCGAGCTTCTCTATGGTGGTGTATGTGTCGTAATGCACCAGAATTACAGGAACCTTTTTCTCTTCCGCCCTGGCAATGACTTTTACATCAGGATAAAGACCGCCGGTGAGAATGAGGGCCGACGTGCTGGTTTCCAGGGCGGCCAGGGCCAGATCGGCGCGATCTCCGCCGAAAATTACGGCCTTGTTGGCCAGGCGCCGGAAATAACCAAGGGCGCTCTCCATAGTCATGGCCCCAATTACTATGTCTTCCACCACCAGGTTTAACCGGTCGGGACAGGCTAAAATTTCACCGCCTAAAGCTTCGTAATACTCGCCAACCGTCGGCGAAACAATTTCAGGCCGCTGGGGAAAAACTCCCAGTACCTTGAACCCCTCCCTCTCTAAAACAGGTTTGTATACCCCTTCTGTTTTTGAATACAGTGCGCGCGGCACGTTGCTGAAAATAACTCCCAGCACCTCTATTCCGTCCCTGGCCAGGCACCTGCTCATATGCAGCGCTTCATCAAGGCTGAAGTCGTTCTCTGCCTTGACCACCAGAACCGCCGCAGCCCCCATCTTGCCGGCCAGACTTACAGAATCCAGACCGCAACTGCTCAGCACGTAGGGCGACAGGGCACCGTCAATCAGCACAACATCGGCAAAACTGCCTACCTCGTTAAAAGCCTCCATGATTTTTTCCTCCGCACCTTCATATGCCCCGTGGGAACTCAGGTAAAAAGGACCGGCGGAAAGGGGCGCTATTTTCTCCAGCGGAACATTCATCCCCAAAACTTCTTTCATAAGAACGGCATCCAGGTCAACGCCCCCCGGCACCCGCTTGCCGTTGGCTACCGGCTTAAAGTAGGCGGCACTAAGGCCTTCCTGCCGCACTTTCTGGGCCAGCCCAAGGACCACCACCGTTTTTCCGCTGCCGGGCATCCCCATTATATACAAACTCTTCATAACAACCACCTCACGGAATTTTTGACATTTAAGAAATGGTTATCTTAATATCCAGGGCTGAAAGACCCTTTTCATAGGCAAAGACGGGGTTGATATCCATCTCCGTTATTTCCGGAAAGTCGACTGACAGCCTGGCAACCCGCTTGATTACGTCAATAACCGCCGGAAAATCGCGCGGCGCCTCGCCGCGGTAACCTTTTAAAAGGGAGTATGCCTTGGTTCTGGCAATCATCTCCTCGATCTTCTGCTCGTCAAACAGGCTCTGGGCCAAGCCAAAGGATACGTCTTTCAGAAGATTGACGTAAATACCCCCCAGGCCGAAAGCAATCAGCGGGCCAAACTGAACATCTTTGGTAACTCCGATGATCAATTCGGTGCCCCTGGGCATCATTTTCTGCACTTCTATGCCGTACACCGGCACCCCGGGCAAATAGTGGCTTACGCTCTCCATTATTTCTATAAAGCTTTTCTCCACTTCCTCCGGCGAATTAAGCCCTATCTTTACCCCGCCAACATCGGTCTTGTGCTGAATGCGCGGCGAGGCCACCTTTAACACTACCGGAAAGCCCATCTTTTCCGCTACCTCTGCCGCTTCCCGGGGAGAGGTGGCCAGAACAATCGGAGCGGCGGGTATGCCGTAGGCCATGGCTACCTCTGCCGCCTCACTGCCCAGCAGGGTAAGCCGCTTGTCCTTGATAACATCGTAAAAAATTGCTTTTACTGTTTTCCTGTCTATCCCGTCCAAGAGCTTTTCCTCTTTCCTCTCCTGCTTCTGACAGTACCTGCCGTAGTTGTAAAGACCTTTGATGCATTTGACGGCCGGCTCAGGAAAAGTAAAACAGGGAATGCCGGCCCTGGAAAGTATTTCTGCCCCTCCGGCCAGCTTGGCACCGCCGGTATAAGCTGCCAGAACGGGCTTGTCGGGATGGGCATCCCTGGCCTCCACAATCACCCGAGAGGTCTCCTCGGCTTCTGTTACCGCCGTCGGACACATCAAAACCAGCACGCTGTCTACATTGGGATCGTCCATTACCTTGTTCAGGGCAAACTTGTAGCGGTCGGACCTGGCATCGCCTAAAACGTCCACAGGGTTATATATGCTTGCTTCGCCGGGCAAATTGGCGCGCAACTCCTCAATGGTCTCTTTCTCAAAACGGGCCATGTGCAGGCCTTCCAGCTCTACGTTGTCGGTAGCTATAATGCCCGGCCCGCCTGAATTGGTGATTATGGCCACCCGGTCGCCCTTCGGAGATATACACCTGGAAAATGCAACGGCAAGGTCAAAAAGCTCGGTCATGCTGTGCGCCCTGATGATGCCGCAATCGTTAAAGGCCGTCTCGTAAGCCAGATCGCTGCCGGCCAGGGCACCGGTGTGGGAAGAGGCGGCGCGCGCCCCGGACTGGCTGATCCCGGACTTGTAAACAATGACCGGTTTCTTCCTTGCCGCCTCAGAGGCCACTTCTAAAAACCGCCTGCCGTCTACGATATCTTCTATATAACAGAGAATAACCCTGGTATAATCGT
The window above is part of the Pelotomaculum thermopropionicum SI genome. Proteins encoded here:
- the Pta gene encoding BioD-like N-terminal domain of phosphotransacetylase, producing the protein MKSLYIMGMPGSGKTVVVLGLAQKVRQEGLSAAYFKPVANGKRVPGGVDLDAVLMKEVLGMNVPLEKIAPLSAGPFYLSSHGAYEGAEEKIMEAFNEVGSFADVVLIDGALSPYVLSSCGLDSVSLAGKMGAAAVLVVKAENDFSLDEALHMSRCLARDGIEVLGVIFSNVPRALYSKTEGVYKPVLEREGFKVLGVFPQRPEIVSPTVGEYYEALGGEILACPDRLNLVVEDIVIGAMTMESALGYFRRLANKAVIFGGDRADLALAALETSTSALILTGGLYPDVKVIARAEEKKVPVILVHYDTYTTIEKLGRVSRHIRPGDRDSIQAALENVEKYFDWQHVLSFLKKV
- a CDS encoding uncharacterized conserved protein (containing a ferredoxin-like domain); this encodes MGRSNIRRQIAEVLADGKVSSALCRFANDYVASRERIYSGKNFLELREEISSAKQRAAGKMEVLAERFAEKLREKGAKVFFASSGHEARDYILRLASGRGVRTVVKSKSMASEEIHLNEYLQENGLEVVETDLGERIIQIYGQRPSHMVMPAIHLSRHEVAGIFSREGGEELPPDPGLLVKVARERLRQKFLSAGMGISGANIAVAETGTLIMVTNEGNGRLTTTLPPVHVVIVGLEKLVETMADAVPILEALPRSATAQAITSYVTFITGPAQGIDLEGNNIVKDMHVILLDNGRTRMSRDPVFKEALQCIRCASCLNVCPVYQQIGGHVFGHVYTGGIGAVLTAFFHGLEQSADIQSLCIGCERCKDFCPGKIDIPRLILELRKRVVEKEGLPFVPGFVLKKVLPARKLFHGSLRLASRIQGPFIDRKKGTVNLPPFLVGGLKNLPPLAGRPLRVRAAGGGGLSIRAAGRPKAGLFAGCLVDFVYPEIGQSVEKVLQSGGIGCVFIAGQTCCGYPARQMGDPGAMAVLARQNLSAMKQAGVDYIVTPCPTCTHALKNIYPSLLKQDSVYGPLAEETSARTYDFADFIYRQGYTKKGMLFKALGKKVAYHDSCHLKRSLGVAEQPRELLKMAGADLVEMKGADECCGFGGSYLLKYPEISGRILNKKLKNIIDS
- a CDS encoding acyl-CoA synthetase (NDP forming), with product MGELTSLFRPQSVAVVGASRTPGKIGNAIVRNIIESGYRGSIYPINPREKEIEGLACYPAVSSVSGEVELAVLSVPAGRVLEAARECGEAGVKALIVVTAGFKEIGREGMELEKELVETCRTYGMRMLGPNCVGLMDASTPLNASFSSTFTTGGRIAFLSQSGAMLLAILDWSSSVGLGFNKVVSLGNKADLNEIDFIEDAANDDYTRVILCYIEDIVDGRRFLEVASEAARKKPVIVYKSGISQSGARAASSHTGALAGSDLAYETAFNDCGIIRAHSMTELFDLAVAFSRCISPKGDRVAIITNSGGPGIIATDNVELEGLHMARFEKETIEELRANLPGEASIYNPVDVLGDARSDRYKFALNKVMDDPNVDSVLVLMCPTAVTEAEETSRVIVEARDAHPDKPVLAAYTGGAKLAGGAEILSRAGIPCFTFPEPAVKCIKGLYNYGRYCQKQERKEEKLLDGIDRKTVKAIFYDVIKDKRLTLLGSEAAEVAMAYGIPAAPIVLATSPREAAEVAEKMGFPVVLKVASPRIQHKTDVGGVKIGLNSPEEVEKSFIEIMESVSHYLPGVPVYGIEVQKMMPRGTELIIGVTKDVQFGPLIAFGLGGIYVNLLKDVSFGLAQSLFDEQKIEEMIARTKAYSLLKGYRGEAPRDFPAVIDVIKRVARLSVDFPEITEMDINPVFAYEKGLSALDIKITIS
- a CDS encoding uncharacterized conserved protein, with product MARHERKAAGEGMDGLYEEFKERAQLLAAAVYRYAGIKEAAAGIAALVEELNAQKVAVEQAPLLKLMELEKLLGGKLVDWSGENARQAAGRADVGIVSFETAIAETGTIVQDASMIKSRLASMLPPVCIAAGPTRGLAATFREVMHSYASGKKALPPYLAFVSGPSRTADIERVLTIGVHGPGELHVVFIDELGGAG